From the genome of Perca fluviatilis chromosome 8, GENO_Pfluv_1.0, whole genome shotgun sequence:
GCCGTCATGGCGCTGCAGGAGTCCAGCGAGGCCTACCTGGTCGGCCTGTTCGAGGACACCAACCTGTGCGCCATCCACGCCAAGAGGGTCACCATCATGCCCAAAGACATCCAGCTGGCCCGCCGTATCCGCGGAGAGAGGGCTTAAACTGACCTGAGACCAGCCTACAGTAAACACAacggctcttttaagagccacaTACAAACCCTAACCGAGCAACAGATCCTGATCTATTCTTTGTCCCGTGATTAAATACATTATTCAGAATAGCACAGTAGGGACAGTTTGTGTTTTATACTAGGCTATCTGGTGGATCCATAATGACGTTATAACACCAGTCCCTACAATGGCAGGTATAAAAATTAGTAGCTCAGCAGAGGAAAGTCCTCCCCTAACTAGTTTGACACCAGTTAGAGTAAGTATTGCACAAATGAGTCGAGCTTAAATACACACTTCTCAGAACAGGCtctgtgcagccaaacactatatGTATaccatatatactatatacacacacacacacacacacacacacacacacacacacacacacacacacacacacacacacacacacacacacacacacacacacacacacacacacacacacacacacacacacacacacacacacacacacacacacacacacacacacacacacagtaaaaacactagcatcaaacaccaatacacacacttcaaactttctcatctttacagtttgaacaaggTTAGTGagttgacactactcaatagtttatttaggaaaagatatagattgtataatataccaatttgctcgcaaggtaaacaagaaggaatgaaaatctgttttcttcaatatagtattttgtctttagtaataaaaaaaaactaaaggtacataacagtaacaaggaatagtgtgactaatcctgcctctctccagcatcatgtggtatgttttcttcatcacactggatgtctgcatcatctctaaatacaaatgaatgtggtgtttctattgctttcacctccattactttctgaaaaacagtaagaatgcagttttactacTGTAAACATAGTGgttttcacttctttttttatagctgtgtacataacctcagacatcttacctggacatgttggtatctttgctctttcaCCTGtttcaaacagtacagtgtttcTTCATTCTAATTTGTTTGTATACCAAAAAAaagctttctgagctttctctgtataaataccgtatatgttcactaactagtctaacagttttgacagcacgttgtggttaaagtcatgaaATAAGTGTGTAAGACagttgaaaactgtgttcaagctatgaaaaacgaactacagtttggtccacatgaactgctgctgtgcagactgtagttatttttgcacatgtgcctccagttgtgcccatgcactgtcatttagcaatcgaaaaaaactaaGTGGAAATTTTGTTGTACATGAACAACGACAAATGAACACACGTGTACTGGGTAAGGTGTCATGAAGGCGTTATGCCTGCATgttaaatatgtaattttgttCAGAAGTGGGGCATTAATGTAGATGTTGCTATGTATAAGAGTACCCGTTTTAGCTTAGTTAAGTCTCTGTGGGTTAATGTTAACCTTAAAACAAATTCCTGAAACATTCAACCTATACTTCCATCCGGTTAGTATGTGTGCTGTTTGCTAATGatgtcataataataataataaatgtagaTAAACAATCCTTTATTTATCGCCAGAAGGGAATTTCTGGTGTTGCAGTGGTACAAGGAAACAGTAGGCctacagacaaaaatacaaataaagtgACCGCCCACTTTGTGACCGGCTCCGGAAACTGGTTCCCCCCCATTCCATTGCTCCATTGACAGTGAATCGTGAACATAAACATTTGATTGGGCGCAGAAGAACATTTTCAGAACAGCAAAAATGCAAAGAGACTGTACATAAACCAATAAGGCCTCAATGGCATCAGCACTAGCAGTTAGTTCACCGGTTGGGTAACCGTGAGCTACACCAATCAGAGGTGCAGCTTTCACGTTTAGGATTctgggtagtgtagtatttTTTCTCCCCTGAAACAAAAGACTTAACACCATAGACTTAACACGGACTGACGGCTTCTGCAGGAGCATGAAGCTGTGAAGAATGTCGTGCCTCGTTGTacgcatagacagtatataggaAGGTTGTAAGTATACCTTGGGCGGTTTAGGCATTATGGATAGTGAGCTTATTAAATAAAGGCATTTGTACTTCCGGAACCACAAAATGATCTCTTAAAAGCTAAATATCTCGATACATCCCTGCTATAAACACAACTAGTAAAAGAGTAATATTGTTCAAACGCAGTAAGGGAACAGTCTTTAGTTTGAGGTgtgtggctcttaaaagagccgtTGTGTTATTGTGGTTTAAGTCGTTTCCGGGTGTTTACTTCTTGGCGGCCTTCTCGGTCTTTTTGGGCAGCAGGACGGCCTGGATGTTGGGCAGCACGCCGCCCTGAGCGATGGTCACTCCGCCCAGCAGTTTGTTGAGCTCCTCGTCGTTGCGGACGGCCAGCTGCAAATGGCGGGGGATGATCCGGGTCTTTTTGTTGTCGCGAGCAGCGTTGCCAGCCAGCTCCAAGATTTCAGCGGTCAGATACTCGAGCACCGCCGCTAGGTACACCGGAGCCCCGGCACCGACGCGGTGAGCATAGTTGCCCTTCCTCAGATGTCTGTGGACACGTCCAACCGGGAACTGAAGACCGGCCCGGGATGAACGGCTCTTGGCCTTCGCTCTGGTCTTACCGACACCCTTCCCGCGTCCAGACATTTTGATGCAGTTTTCTTCGGTGTATTCGACAGAATGTGCCTGGTCATCGCTGAGAACCGTTGCTATGTAGAGGCCAGCTGCTCGCTGATTGGATACACTGAACGTAACTATGATCGACCAATCAGAAAGCAGCTAGTTTCAGCTTTCGCTTTGTGTTATGGGATTTTCAAAATAATACGTGAAAGCTCAAAGTGTGGATCGCTGTAAAATGGTTCGGTCATACATTGTGATATATCTACATATAACGAATAAATTACCTACTGATGTAATATACAGTGTATGTGTTAAACATGGTTTTTGAAGGTTAGACCCAAAACATAGTCCGTTCATTGGTTTATcaatagtaggctacatgtgctgTGTATATGTGGTGAAGCCATCACACACATCTTCATCTGAAAAAAAGTGCCTCGATGTTTGTTGATATCTTTGTAACTGATCAAAGAGGCTTCACCGATGCTTACCTAGACCCCACTACATGGAGCATGGGAAAACttataaagaaaagatagaaacatGTAAACGTAACAAATGTATACACGTCAAAATAAATCATAGATTAATTTTGAactaaataatatattaaaaaagacataaatacacacaatttAAAACTTAAATTATACACATTACATCACGTTCGCCTTCATGAATACCTTTGATTAATTTTCTTCTTTTGCTTAATGTTAGAAAAAAATGAACAATCTCAAACTCAAAAGGTTGTTttactaaataaatacattatattaatgtatatgtatatatcattgaGTGTAAATATTAATGGTATATATTAATGTAGGCTATTTATTACGTTTTTATTATTAGTTTATGTATTCTGTATTACTTTTTctttgtgaaaataaattatgttATTGGAAGCAAACTTTTAAATCGTAGCACTAAAGCATTAAGATCATGGAttaaaaccatagactgtaaatatttatataaaaccaAAGAAACCCAGCTACCGGTTTTAAACTGAAACGGACTACAATCCCCACAAATGTGTTAACATTTACGTCACACACTTCCAACCAATGGCTGCGTGCGTTTGAGTCACGTCAGCAGCAGCGCAGCAGATTTGAATCgtttgtgtggttttgtgtcGCAGTTTGAATGCAGAGACGAAAAGAATATTTGTACGTTTTTAGAGAATTTTTAggtttgtatcttttttttgttacttcAATTAAGCTGTGGCTCTGTGCGAGTCCCGTGTGCAAATGTTCATGTTTAAATTGTCGGTTTAACAGTTCGCTACACTTTGatttggctaacgttagctagtgaactagctagctagcatgacGACAAGTtcgtctaacgttagctaagtgATACTTTCACTGTCTTCGCTGTTTATCAGAGTATTTCTGTAAAATATTGTCGTTATAGTTTGATATGCCGCTGTATGTCTGATCCGGATCAATCTGTTTCCCACAGACTAGAACCAACAGCGGGATGGACTGTCGAGCTAACAGCGGTAACGTTAACTTACGTTAACACTCCCTGACCCCGAGTCAGCATTTGTGCAGACCGTTATCACCATGTTCATGTGTTTTATTCACTGTTTTATCAACCACGTTTGTGTCTCTGAACAGATACGTTCTTTCTGAGTGAGAAGTTTGACTTCGATGTTTCTTTGTCACCTGCCAGGTAGGAAACGCATGATAGTTTCTGATGGGGGCCACAATAATCCCCAATACTCCGTGGTCGagaaagtattcagatccttaacCAGtttacccttgtgttgtccttcgggtcccagtgacccgaaggacaacacaagggttatgtacttccatttacttttttgagaattgctctctaaacaagggttaatacagcaccttagttcttgtttgtacagcattttggtcagcttaaactgtgtttaaatgtgttctagaaataaactttacttacttactttaaaagaaaccggttttagagagcaattctcaacaaagtaaacggaagtacataatccttgtgttgtccttcgggtcactgggacccgaaggaccacacaagggttaactcccatcattatttttatttctaaccAGTTAGTAGTGACCCTGTAGCTCtcactatgtttttttttcttcaccaaatgttttaaattagaataaaactataaaatggACATGGACAATCAACTAGAACAAAGTATATAAAAGCAGCACTAAAGGGAGAAATACAACATTAAATCTAAATATATACACAGGAAAGATATACAGtttaacaaatgtttaaaaaaaaagggaacattCACACATTAAAGCTGTCGTGATATGCTCTCGAGTTTGCATGTCTTgcgttttagctctgtttttcttAAATCATCACTGCTGTGAGCTGTTTGTGTTCCTCTCAGCTgtgatgtctctctctgccctgcAGCTCCAAaggtgatgaagatgaagatgaggTGTTTGTCGGTCCAGTCACCCATAAGGAAAGGTGTCTCTCTGTTAACGTGGTGTCTCAGCTTGAGAGTGATGTGCGAGAGAGCTGGAGTCCGCTGAGTGGAGATCAGCTGCACTCTGTGTTTCAGGAAGCCCACAAACTTGCCAACCGGCTGAAGTGCAGAGAACTGAGCCAGCCGCACTGTGAGGACGAAAAGACCACCAACGTGACTAATGACACCACAACTGACAGGGAGGAGTTCGTCCAGGACGCAGAGGCGAAACTGGGTGTGCTTGGTCAGACCGCCAGTGCACTCAGCCCCATCAAACGGCAGACCTTCTGTGTGCAGGACAGTCCCATGAAGCAGCTGCCGCCCGCTGTCCAGCAGCGCATACTCAGAGGAAGTATCTCCAACACAGCTTTATCCAGCCGGTACGCCACTGTCAACGCGGCTTCATCCACCCGCCCCACTGCCAGACTCAGCACCTCCAGCCCCATCGCCGGGGTCAAGCCTCAGCCCAGGACGGGGCTGCGAGGGAAAGCCGCAATGGGCGTCGTGCTGCCGAGCAAACCGGCTGCACCAACAACTTCCTGTTCAACAAGCAAGAGCAGAGTGGAGAAAACTAGACTGCAACCACCAAGCAAAGTAGGAGAGAAGTTAAATTTCTTTTACTCACAGGTTCATTCAGTCGGTCTTGATGGTGCCGTGTCAGTCTGTAAATAGAGCTGCAACATCAGTCGACTAATCTATTAGTCAATCAACAGAAGTCATTTTTCATGAAAAGGCGGTTTTTGCTCTTTTCTATTTCATTAATTGTATTAAACTGGATatctttaggttttggactaacaaaacaagacatttaaagacctCTACTTTTTTTGAGAACCTGGGATAGAAATGtctcactattttctgacattttatagaccaaacgattAAGCCATTAATCCCGAAAATAATCGACcttaatcgataatgaaatgtatcgttagttgcagccctagtctgtAACAGCAGATCTCTTGTAGGAACTCGCCAACCTGTAACCTGGTTCCTCCCAGAACCTGAGCGTACTGAAGCTTTTGAGTCTTTGGAACAAGGTTGTTCTTGTTTCCACTTTGTTTATCCCTAAATCAAAAGACAGTGCAGTTGAAGAAGCTGCCGGAGAACAGATGTGATAATGTAGTGTTTGGTTTTGCTCCTCTGCTAATATCCATCTTACCTGAACGTAACTGGGaaatgtaataattaaagtaCCCTGACTTAGATTTAGTTGCCCAAAACTGCTTCCAAGAACTTTCCCCCAAAGCAGGCAGAGAACAGTGGAAACAAAAGCGGGGTGTTGAATTCCTGCAGTTGAAAGGCGTAATTATGTTTCCActtggtgatttttttttttttttttttttctgtctctttgtatATGTTTGTACTCAACGTTTGAAAGCTACACTTGCCTGCTGGGAATCAAATTTGATGTTTTGGGAAATGGTTTCTTGTGGACACATTTGTGttcatcacctttttgttttttttgttgttttttttcctcctgttttaggcGGTGGGGGGTTGTAAGCGGGGCCTGTCCAGCAGGGCGGACTCAAGTGAGGATCTGCTCTCGGATTCAGCGAGCATGGCATCTGACATCAGCGATTCTTCCCTCAACTCCAGCCTTCTGGGAAAACGCATGCTGGCTCCGCCCTCCAAGGTAACACCTTTCACTGCAGCGAAACACATTACAGGCCGAGTCAGTCTGCGATTATTTACGTTTTTGCAAATGGAAACACCCACTCAGTCTTGGCAAAAAGCAGTGACAGTTGGCTAATCAATAAGGTATGAATAATGTGAACGTGACTAGCGGAGTCAGGGTTAGCTGTGCTAAGTGGGGAGGAAAAAAGCACAttagctaagcaatgtactgctgtggacacCACGTTATGCAGGGGTAGCGGCAGTGACAACTCCTGTGTTCAGCGAGGTggaattattgtttttgttaatggagtctggtggatgtAAAGAgtgactatttatttatttatttatttatttatttattttatttatatattcagtTCTCCGTTGTATAGcgctgtctgacggcaaggtaaagcgttgaaaatattttaaatatagcgTTAACTTAAACTGATATTATCGTGTATATATATCatgatatataaattataatataacaatttcagaacaggttacatagaccctaaggaaagccaaactgctaaatgtattacccgggcacagagatatcggcagccCTCGGGGCTCTGCAGCCAGCGCAACTGTTTCTGGGTTGCTGGACAACCAAATGCTGCTGCCCTGACTGAGCTCCGCAGGGCTCAGCGGGCCGCTGCCCGTCCAGTAACgcagaaacagtgactttgcgccggccgcagagccccgcaggctgccgatatctctgtgcccgagtagcagtgcttcggctgtagcctacttccacccaatatagtcccaagtcagTATCTacctaggaaatcgtctagtcttaatctccattgctatttgtacttgttgtgaatacgcaggccacaagaagtaattaggttttgtttttgttgttgttgggttacttttactcacgacatgctaacggcaacaaaggattccattcattacgctaagctaagttaGCAGCAGCGCTGCCaaactaagacaatgcatgcagtGAGACAGAAatgagacggtgaataaccttatttcaacaaacggtggcgtattcctttaaagtatTGGGTTTCTTTCCTTTGGTGCAAACCACTCTAAAAGGCACTACACTTAGTTAGTTTAAGTGcttggttcttaaatgccacccaagatgcagagaacaggaaaaacTGGTGTCTTTTTAGTTAAGGAACAAACACTGTGctgaaaatactttcagtacagggctccagactaactttttgccttggtcgcactggtgcgcctaacttttttttatttaggtgcaccagcacaaaatttaggtgcacccaaatttttccttgcgTCGCCATTAACACCACAATTTCAAGGTCACCTTTTTatcacactatatatatatatatatatatatatatatatatatatagttattatgtcaattattttaaacaagaataaggagttggtactttttttttatttatttggagagactaaagaaaatgtttCCAGGATAAAAGTTTCTTTACAGTCGTGCCATGTCATAGACAGTAAAAACAGCAAAACAGTGACAGAGCACACTAATACACacttatgtacacacacacggccGTATGTTCAGCGTGAAAGTACGTCGTCCGTTATATAGTGAATTGTCAGGCTGATGAAAGGCTCCATGGTATGGTGCCATGTCATTCCTCTGACGCTCCATTattccgacctctcaataacaGCAATTTGACGTTAAAACGTACTTTAATTTGACCAAATGTGAACGTTGGGATTTGAATACATTaggaactagggctgggcaatatgtcgatattatatcgacatcaaTGTGAGACTCTATCGTCTTTGGATATTGTAATGGTGTGATATGACATAGTGTTGTCTTCTCCTGGTTttgaaggctgcattacagtgaagtgatgtcattttctgaacttaccagactgttgtagctgttctatttgTTGTGCCTTTAACCACCTAGTCATAATATCCACTTTATTagtgattatttattaaaaatctaatttttttttttctattttgtgAAGGCaccaaaatattgtgatatttgattttctccgtatcaACTAGCTCTATAAGGAGCACTACTAAGCTAcagaaagatataaaaaaaacttgccctttaaatgaaaccattgattatgtatattattataaacatcTTGACATGGTGAGGAAAATAACTGACGGCTGTTTCCTCCATCAGAGTGCTGTGAGGAACCGGCGGTCAGGTGTGAAAGCTCCGCCCCTACAGAAGAGGAGGGTAACGGAGAGGAAGAACACGTCCTCATCCTCGTCCTCGGTGTCCAGCTTCAACTCCAGCCTATCTGTGTCCCCCGCTAAAGGTatgctaacagctaatttaTACCCAAACTCAACCAACCGCTAACAAGAAGGAGTAGGCCTCAACCACACATTAGCAATTAACAAGTATCCGTCCAATATGCTGTGAACAAAAATGCAACGTGAGGAAAAGACTTCTCAAACATTGCACTTTTCCCCCCTTACTGACAAAACTcaagacaaactg
Proteins encoded in this window:
- the LOC120564216 gene encoding late histone H2A.L3 codes for the protein MSGRGKGVGKTRAKAKSRSSRAGLQFPVGRVHRHLRKGNYAHRVGAGAPVYLAAVLEYLTAEILELAGNAARDNKKTRIIPRHLQLAVRNDEELNKLLGGVTIAQGGVLPNIQAVLLPKKTEKAAKK